The proteins below come from a single Neospora caninum Liverpool complete genome, chromosome IX genomic window:
- a CDS encoding putative TBC domain-containing protein: MDPSAASSTASELPRHTLFPRAPPDTFPASSPPPSSSSSPSFSPSVSPSFSPSSPSSSPSSSSLSASVSCSSSASSFTVLNRQRSSRAAFSAYEACSYFLPFAAVSASCAPHQRYEAVSSALSPSSLSAAAQAAFSAAPCCACPRAVAGDCRRLRSWERLGRVDSLQLPGLYEKLVALLERKVRVRSDFQEAERESEEDLGAEESAKTRPENEATEKRDASERSADRHEARDEGGAFCEEIGRGGEGKNGDTDDPGSSAEEKREDDGRMQKEQKSRQYREATVCELLLGSAVYNAIEMDVHRTFPSLPFFKEEGQTAMRRVLQAYAAFDPEVGYVQGMNFVAGTLLHHSNTCIHWSAGDARGVMGLLLASPADEAPSRVLRSPASAPRGGDIGATPHATGEGGGRGADATRDQDGLHFCIRTREGRVFWLLVAMFYLYDMRRMFLPSLPGVFEKCDRIERMMRIVLPDLAEHLNSAGVSLSLLTSDWLLTLFSYSVPLDVCTAVWTKFFEEGWVFVYKLVIARFKKVKRQMCNQTDLVELVKTAKYSAPQNALAAVGESVVSWLLANPRRSSGRAGAGDAPAASYLTSLGLLLQQQLQQTPSQDALTSGLAVSNDPNASGSKEMWRDIIEDASELDVDRRLFLQVELEMLERERAQTGEKAAAAETPQTRRVASQNGPRLAQAEARNLASRSGDAKLGSLPSEGGSDVSPRRKTVGLWKPTVGAAKEAELREKVRNLGRTTGQAAGAEEAEQQRGGSENATRQAKLSKDKTGGEEQRSFLVDGSPELPKGGAESSCENPGAVSTAPSTGGPSQGAASRDECGDSSRCRGTGGGEKKSSDAGGKDGGRLACSPLLHVAKCLALLRKAGEEDLRTETEELCAECFAHQQLLFHVAEQRQHLQQLAIEALKKPKQVPEALRHWSAHGANIYDE; this comes from the exons ATGGATccttccgccgcctcctcaaCGGCTTCAGAGCTTCCGCGTCACACCCTCTTCCCACGCGCCCCGCCTGACACAttccctgcttcctctccaccgccttcatcttcctcctctccatctttctctccatctgtctctccatctttctctccatcttcaccttcctcttcaccttcctcttcgtctctctcggcttctgtttcgtgctcttcgtctgcctcttcgttcACGGTTCTGAATCGTCAGAGGtcctcgcgcgcggcgtTTAGTGCGTACGAAGCATGCAGCTATTTTCTTCCGTTCGCGGCGGTTTCGGCCTCTTGTGCGCCCCACCAACGCTAcgaggctgtctcctcggctctgtctccctcctcgctctccgctgccgcccaggccgccttctcggctgcCCCGTGCTGCGCGTGTCCGCGCGCAGTCGCCGGCGACTGCAGGCGTCTCCGGTCCTGGGAGCGTCTGGGGCGCGTCGACTCGCTCCAGCTGCCTGGCTTATACGAGAAGCTCGTCGCGCTcctcgagagaaaagtgaGAGTCCGTAGCGACTTCCaggaggccgagcgcgagagcgaggaagacctcggagcagaggagagcgcgaagacgcgtccTGAGAAcgaagcgacggagaagagagacgccagcgagCGGTCGGCTGACCGACACGAGGCCAGGGACGAAGGCGGTGCGTTCTGCGAGGAAATAGGACGAGgtggagaggggaagaacggagacacagacgaccCGGGTTCGTCGGCCGAGGAaaagcgcgaagacgacggccggatgcagaaagagcagaaatCGCGACAGTACAGAGAGGCCACAGTCTGCGAACTGCTTCTCGGATCTGCAGTGTACAACGCCATCGAGATGGACGTCCACCGGACGTTTCCCTCCCTGCCGTTCTtcaaagaagaaggacagacTGCTATGCGCCGCGTCCTCCAGGCGTATGCCGCCTTTGACCCA GAAGTGGGGTACGTGCAGGGGATGAACTTTGTGGCCGGGACGCTCTTGCACCACAGCAACACGTGCATCCACTggagcgccggcgacgcccgCGGCGTCATGGGCTTGCTgctcgcgtcgcctgcggacgaggcgccgtctcgcgttctccgctcacccgcctcggcgccgcgcggcggagacatCGGGGCAACTCCGCACGCGACTGGCGAgggaggaggccgaggcgcggACGCGACGCGCGACCAGGACGGTCTCCACTTTTGCATTCGGACGCGCGAAGGCCGCGTTTTCTGGCTTCTCGTCGCCATGTTCTACCTTTACGACATGCGCAGAATGTTTCTCCCGTCCCTCCCAGGAGTCTTCGAGAAGTGCGACAGAATCGAACGCATGATGCGCATCGTCCTCCCGGACCTCGCCGAACACCTT AACAGCGcgggcgtctcgctctctctcctcacgtCGGACTGGCTGCTCACGCTCTTCTCCTACAGCGTACCCTTGGATGTATGTACAGCGGTGTGGACCAAGTTCTTCGAGGAAGGCTGGGTCTTTGTGTACAAGCTCGTCATTGCGCGCTTCAAAAAGGTGAAGCGGCAAATGTGCAATCAAACCGACCTCGTTGAGCTCGTAAAAACCGCCAAG TACTCTGCCCCGCAGAACGCCCTGGCTGCCGTCGGCGAGTCAGTCGTTTCTTGGTTGCTGGCGAATCCACGCAGGTCATCGGGGCGCGCCGGAGCCGGCGACGCGCCAGCAGCGTCCTACTTGACCTCGCTCggtctccttcttcagcagcaGTTGCAGCAAACGCCTTCCCAAGATGCCCTAACCTCTGGCTTGGCTGTGTCG AATGACCCGAACGCAAGTGGATCTAAAGAGATGTGGAGAGACATCATTGAGGACGCAAGCGAACTCGACGTCGACAGGCGCCTCT TTTTGCAGGTGGAGTTGGAGATGCTGGAACGCGAGCGCGCGCAGActggggagaaggcggcagctgcggagacaccgcagacTCGGCGTGTGGCAAGCCAAAACGggccgcgcctcgcgcaggcTGAGGCGCGCAACCTCGCGAgcaggagcggagacgcgaagctTGGTAGCCTTCCTTCTgaaggcggcagcgacgTGTCGCCTCGGAGAAAGACAGTTGGTCTCTGGAAACCGACTGTGggggcggcgaaggaagccgAGCTGCGCGAAAAGGTGCGCAACCTTGGAAGAACTACAGGACAGGCGGCTGGagcggaggaggcagaacAGCAAAGGGGTggaagcgagaacgcgacaaGGCAGGCGAAACTTTCGAAGGACAAGACTGGAGGCGAGGAACAACGCAGCTTTTTGGTGGACGGTTCTCCGGAACTTCCAAAAGGCGGCGCTGAGAGCTCGTGTGAAAATCCAGGAGCCGTGTCAACGGCCCCATCAACGGGCGGCCCGTCCCAGGGCGCAGCGAGCCGGGACGAGTGTGGCGACAGTTCCCGTTGTCGCGGAAcgggagggggggaaaaGAAGTCTTCAGACGCCgggggaaaagacggcggccgcctcgcgtgctcgcctctcctccacGTCGCGAAATGCCTCGCTTTGCTTCGCAAagctggagaggaggacTTGCGCACTGAAACGGAGGAACTTTGCGCCGAGTGTTTCGCCCACCAGCAACTGCTCTTCCACGTCGCTGAGCAGAGACAACATCTTCAGCAACTCGCGATCGAAGCCCTCAAGAAACCGAAACAAGTCCCCGAGGCGCTGAGACACTGGAGCGCCCACGGCGCGAACATTTACGACGAATAA